DNA from Methylobacterium currus:
CGCTCACCGGCGCCTTCGCGGCCTCGCTCCTGATCGGGCTGGTGCAGACCTTCGCGATCTCGCTCGACGTCTCGGTCGCCAGCGTCCTCCAGGCCGTCGGCATCGATGCCGCGCCGTCCGGCGGCGTGCTGGGCGACCTGTGGAACGTGACGATCGCCCAGGTCGGACCGATCATCCCCTACCTCCTGCTGGTCCTCGTGCTGATCGCGCGGCCGACCGGCCTGCTCGGGAACCGCGAAGCATGAGCGACCTCGCCGACATCGCGCCGTCCGGGTCCTTCGCGCAGGCAGGCAGCCGACCGTCGATCCGCCCGCGGGGGCTAAGCCTCGTCGCCCGGGTCGCGCCCTGGATCCTCGCCGCCGCGATCCTGGTCGTGGCGCCGCTCGTCTTCACCAGCGGCACGGCGCTGACCATGATGAGCCTGATGGGCATCATGGTGGTGTTCTCCCTGTCCTACAACATGCTGCTCGGCCAGACCGGGCTCCTGTCCTTCGGTCACGCGGTCTATTACGGCTTGGGCGCCTTCTTCACCGTCCACGCGATGAACCTGGTGGCGTCCTTGCGGCTGCCCGTGCCGCTGCCGCTGATGCCGGTGGTGGGGGGGCTCGCGGGCCTCGCCTTCGGGATCCTGTTCGGGGCGATCTCGACGAGGCGCGCCGGCACCGTCTTCGCCATGATCTCGCTCGGCATCGCCGAGCTGGTCTCGTCCGGCTCGCACGTCCTGAACAGCTTCTTCGGCGGCGAGGAGGGCATCACCGCCAACCGCACCAAGATGCTGCGCGTGTTCGATCTCAGCTTCGGGCCGCAGATCCAGGTCTACTATCTGATCGCCGCCTGGTGCCTGATCTGCGCGGTGGCGATGTACGCGATCACCCGGACGCCGCTCGGGCGCCTGTGCAACGCCGTGCGGGAGAACCCGGAGCGGGTCGAGTTCCTGGGCTACGAGCCGCAGGCGATCCGCATCACCGCCTTCTGCCTGTCGGCGCTGTTCGCCGGCGTCGCGGGCGCGCTGGCGGCGATCAACTTCGAGATCGCCAACTCGGCCTATCTCGGGGTGCACCAGTCCGGCGTGGTGCTGCTCGCGACCTTCATCGGCGGCATCGGCACCTTCATCGGCCCGGTCGTCGGCGCCGTGGTGGTGACGCTGCTCCAGGTCTCGCTCAGCGACCTCACGGAAGTCTGGCAGCTCTATTTCGGGCTCCTGTTCATCGCCATCGTGATGTTCGCCCCCGGCGGCATCGCCGGTCTCGCTCTGATGCACGGCCCGCTCATCCGCGCCGGCACCGTCCACCGCTTGGCTCCGGCCTATCTCCTGGCCCTCGGGCCGTTCGTCATCATGCTGGCGGGCATCATCGCGCTGATCGAGATGGCGTTCCGGATGCTGGTCAAGGCGAGCGACGGCACCGAGATGAGCCTCGCCGGGTTCGGCTTCGACGCCGCCCACGTCCTGCCCTGGATCGTCGCCGGTGCCATGGCGATCGGCGGCGCGCTCGCCTTGCGCGCCGTGCTGCCCCGGGTCGCGGCCGCCTGGCACGAGGCCTCCGCCGCCGCCAAGGAGAAGCTGGCATGAGTTCCGTCGGCAACAATCCCGTCAGCAAGAATTCCGTCGGCATTGGCCCCGTGAGCACGAGCCCCGCGATCGAGCTGTCCGGCGTCCACAAGAGCTTCGGCCCGGCCAAGATCATCAACGGCGTCGACCTCGCCGTCCCGGTGGGCGAGCGCCACGCCATCATCGGGCCGAACGGCGCCGGCAAGTCGACCCTGTTCCACCTGATCAGCGGCCGCTTCGCGCCGACGAGCGGCACGATCCGGCTCGAGGGCCAGGACATCACCGGCTGGCGCCCGGCGGCGATCAACCGGGCCGGCCTCGCCCGCAGCTTCCAGGTGACCAACATCTTCCCCAAGCTCAGCGTGTGGGAGAACGTGCGCTGCGCTGTGCTGCGGGCGATGGGCCACGGCCCGTCCTTCTGGCGCGGCGTCGAGAGCCTGCCGGGCGTGGCCGAGCGCACGGAGGAGATTCTCTCCCGCATCCGCCTCGGCCACCGCGCCTCGGTGGCGGCGGGGCTGCTGGCCTATGCCGAGCAGCGGGCCCTCGAGATCGGCATCGCCATCGCCAGCGACGCGCGGGTGATCCTCCTCGACGAGCCGATGGCCGGGATGAGCCACAGCGAGAGCGAGCACGCGACCCAGCTGATCCGCGAGGTCACCACGGGCCGCACGCTGCTGATGGTCGAGCACGACATGGCGGTGGTGTTCGGGCTCGCCGACCGCATCTCCGTGCTGGTCTACGGCCGGATCATCGCCACCGACACGCCCGCCCGCATCCGGGAGAACCGCGCCGTGCAGGAAGCCTATCTGGGCGTCGCCGCCGGGGAGGAGGCCGCGTGAGCGCCGCCCTCGCGATGCCGGCGGCCTCGGCCGCCACCGGGCCCGCCCTCCTCGAGGTCGAGGATCTGCACGCCTATTACGGCAAGAGCCATATCCTCCAGGGGGTGAGCTTCCGGGTCGGGGCCGGCGAGATCGTGTCGATCCTCGGCCGCAACGGCGTCGGGCGCTCCACCACCCTCAAGGCGATCATGGGCGACGTGCCGCCCCGCGGGCAGATCCGCTTCAAGGGCCAGCCGATCGCCGGCCTCAAGCCCTACGCGGTCGCCCGCCGGGGCCTGGGCTACGTGCCGGAGGAGCGGGCGATCTTCCCCAAGCTCACGGTGCGGCAGAACCTGGCGCTCGGCGAGAAGAGCGGGAAGCGCGGCGGGCGCTGGTCCTACGCCGACATCTTCCGGCTGTTTCCGCGGCTGGAGGAGCGGATCGACACGCCCGGCGGCGTGCTGTCGGGCGGCGAGCAGCAGATGCTCACCATCTGCCGCACCCTGATGGGCGATCCCGACCTGATCATGATCGACGAGCCGACGGAGGGCCTGTCGCCCCAGATGGTCGCCCGCGTCGCCGAGATGATCGGCGAGATCGCCGCCCGCGGCGTGTCCGTGCTGCTGGTCGAGCAGAAGCTGACCATCGCCCTCAAGCTGTCGCAGCGCCTCTACGTGATGGGCCACGGCCACGTCGTGTTCGAGGGCACGCCGGCCGCGCTCAGCGCCAACGAGGCGGTTCGGCGGGAATGGCTGGAGGTCTGAGGATCGACCGTCCCGGCGATTGCCCCTGATTCGTCCCACCCGCGACCTCGTCCTGAGGTCGCGGGTGGGAGAGTCATCAACCGGGTCTCGAACCGGATGGCTCGATGCAACCCAACTCGATTCCCGATCCGATCGCGGCGCTCGCAGCGATCGGCTTGCTCAGCGCACGCCGAGCAGCTCGACGTCGAACATCAGCGTGGCGTTCGGCGGGATCACGCCGCCGGCGCCGCGGGCGCCGTAGCCGAGGTCGGGCGGGATGACGAGGGTGCGCTTGCCGCCGACCTTCATGGTCGACAGGCCCTCGTCCCAACCCTTGATGACCTGGCCGGTGCCGACCGCGAAGTTCAGCGGCTGCCCACGGTCGAGCGAGCTGTCGAACTTCGCGCCCTTCTTGCCGTCCTGGTAGAGCCAGCCGGTATAGTGGACGCTGACGGTCTGGCCGGTCTTCGGCTGCGGACCGGTGCCGGCGACCGTATCCTTGTACTGGAGGCCGGACGGGGCGGTGACGAACGAGTCGGCGGAGGCTGAGGCGGTCATGGCGATCGTAAGGGCTCCGACAAGGTAGAAGGGCGAACGGCGCATCGACGGGATCGTTCCTGTGCGTGACGTCGGAGCCCCAGTTAGGGCATTGCCGGGCCGGCGGATAGGCCGTCAGGCCGGCGGGAGCGATCCGGGATCGATCGCGCCGCCCTCGGCCCAGCCGAGGAGCAGGGCCCGCACCGCGGCCGGATCGGCGAGGCGGTGACGGGCGACCGTCTCGCCGGGCCCGACCCGCACGGTGATCCCGCCATCCTCGTTCACCGGGACGAAGGCCTTCTCGTCGGTGAGGTCGTCGCCGATGAAGACCGCCCGGCGGCCGGAATAGGGCGTCTCGCGCAGGAAGCCCCGGATGGCATGGCCCTTGGTGGCACTGGCGGGGAGGATCTCGGCCACCGCCTTGCCCTGCTGCAGCCGGTAGACCTCGCCGAGCGTGCCGGCGACCGCGGCGACGATCTCCTGCGCGCGGGCCGCGGCGTCCTCGGCGGCGAGGCGCCAATGCACCGCGACCGAGCAGCCCTTGTCCTCGATCAGCACGCCGTCGAGATCGGCCGTCTCCCGCTGAAGGGTGGCGACGCCGGCGCGCAGGGTGGGATGCGCGGCCGGATCGCCGCCGACGACCCGGCCGCCGAGGCGCTGCTCGACTCCGTGCAGGCCGGCGACGTCGAAGCGCTCCGGGGTCAGGAAGCCGTCGATGGTGGCGATCGGCCGGCCGGTCACCAGCGCCAGCGCACCGCCGAGGCGGGTGCGCAGCCGCGCGAGCCCCGCCGGCAGCGAGGGCGGAACCGCGACGCCGTCGGGACGCGGCGCGATCTCGACCAGGGTGCCGTCGAAATCGAGGAAGAGGGCGTAGGCGGTGTCGGTCAAGGAATCGCGTCTCCCGTCGCTGCCGGAGCATCGTCCGGGACGAACCGGTCGCCGGTTCGTCCCGGACGATGCCGCAAAGCCAGAGGCTTCGAGCATCTCCCGATGGCCGCGCGATCGGGTGGTGCTCGGGGGGCCGTCGGGGTGAAAGCGGCGCGACCGGCTTCCTCCCCGGGGCTTACATAGCAGCCGGGCCCGCGAGGCAAAGCCGGGGCGAGCGGACGGGACGGCATCGCGTCGCTCGGGAAACCGCACCGCCCGGATTGTGCGTCGTCGTGATTCCAGGGACATATTCCTAATCATGGGGCAATGATCGCGCCGGCGCGTCGCAGGGACGGGTAGATTTCACTCGAATGTCACGCTGCGGAAGGCCTTTCCCAAGCGGAATGACGATCCCCGCGACACAGGCCGCTCCCGTCCGCCGCGGCGCGGAGGCGGCGATCCTGCACGGGAATAACCGTCATCTGCTGGTCCTCGGCACCTAGGTAACCTTTGATTCAAGCGCACGTGATTTCTGAGTGGAGAGTGCGGTGCCATGATCGGCGGGACCGGGTGGGGTGGACGCGCAGTGCGCAGAATGCAGACCATCGCAGATCTGTTCCGGATCGAAACCGCGAACCCGAACCTGATGCGGGCCCAGATGCGGGCCCTGCACAACCAGGTGCCGCTGCTCTACGTCATCCTGGCGATCAACTCGACGGCGGTGGCGGTGACCTATCTGGGCGTCGCGCCGGACCGGATCACCCTCTACCCGCTCGGCGGATTGCTGGCCTTGTGCGGCCTGCGCCTCGGGTTGTGGCTGGCCCGGCGCGGGCATCCGATCGACGAGACCCGGATCGCCGCCAAGCTGCGGTTGACGGTCGGGCTCGCCGGCGCGCTGGCGGTCGGCTTCATGGCCTGGGCCAGCGCGCTCTCCGGGTACGGCGACGCCGACGCGCGGGCGCACCTGCTGTTCTATGTCGGCACCACCACGATCGCCTGCGTGTTCTGCCTCGCGCATCTGCGCGCGGCGGCGCTGCTGGTGACGGCGATCGTCACCGTTCTCTTCTGCCTGCAAGTCAGCCGCCACGACAACCAGGTGATGCGGGCGATCGGCCTCAACCTGGTGATCGTCAGCGCCGCCCTGACCTTCGTGATCGTCGCCTATTACCGGGACTTCACCCGCCTGATCGGCCAGCAGGTCGAGCTCGAGCGCCTGAGCCGGGAGAACCTGCGGCTCGCCAATCTCGACACGCTGACCGAGCTGCCCAACCGCCGCAGCTTCTTCGCCACCCTGGACCAGGCGGCGGACGAGGCGGCGGGCGGGGCTGAGCCGTTCGGTGTCGGCCTGGTCGATCTCGACGGGTTCAAGCCGGTCAACGACGCTCACGGGCACGGCGCCGGAGACGCGGTGCTGCAGGAGGCCGCCCGGCGCCTGCAGGACGTGGTGGGCGAGGCGGGGGTGGTGGCGCGCATCGGCGGCGACGAGTTCGGCCTCGTCCTGCGGGGCACCGGCGGGCTGATGACCATGGGCGAGGCGATCTGCGGGGCCCTGGCGGCGCCGTTCCGGCTGCCGCATGGCGGCACCGCCCAGATCGGCGCCTCGATCGGCTTCGCCACCTGTCCGGAAGCGGGCCACAAGGCGGCCCAGCTGGTCGAGCGGGCGGATTACGCCCTGTACTACGCCAAGGCGCATAGCCGCGGCGGCGCCGTGCTGTTCACCGAGGAGCACGAGCGGTTGCTGCGCACCCAGAGCGTGATCGAGCAGGCCCTGCGCCATGCCGACCTGGCGCGGGAGATGAGCCTGGTCTTCCAGCCGATCGTCGACGTGAGGCGCGGCGGAACGGTGGCGTTCGAGGCGCTGGCGCGCTGGACCAGCCCGGAGCTCGGCCCGATCTCGCCGGCGGTCTTCGTGCCCATCGCCGAGCGCTCGGGCCTCATCACCCGCATCACCGCGGTGCTGCTCGGCCAGGCGCTCGCCGCCGCCAGGGCCTGGCCGGACCGGGTCGCCCTGTCCTTCAACCTGTCGATGGCGGATATCGCCTCGCCGCAGGCCGCCGCCGGCATCGTCGCGGCCATCCGGGCGAGCGGCCTCGCCCTCGGGCGGGTGATCCTGGAGGTGACCGAGACCGCGCTGATCCAGGACGTGGCGCAGGCCCAGACCGTGCTCGAGACCCTCAAGGCGAGCGGCATCGCCATCGCGCTCGACGATTTCGGCACCGGCTACTCGTCCCTGAGCTACGTCCACCGCCTGCCGCTGGACAAGCTCAAGATCGACCGCAGCTTCGTCAGCGAGGTCACCACCGATCCGGCCAGCCGCGACATCATCACGTCGATCGCCGCGCTCGCCCGTAACCTGCGCCTCGATTGCGTGGTGGAAGGGATCGAGACCGGCGAGCAGGCCCGCCTGCTCGAAGGGCTCGGCTTCGTGCTGATGCAGGGCTACCATTTCCATCGCCCGATGGGCTTCTGCGATACCCTGCGCTACCTCGATGCCGAGGCAGTGCGGGCGATCCGGCCGGTCCAGGCGGTCGCTTGACCGGTCGCGGTGACCCCAGGACGGAGGCGAGGGCCGGCCATGCTCACCTACGCGATCGGCGACGTTCACGGCCGCGCCGACCTGCTCGCCCGCCTGCTCGACCGGATCGAGGAGCACCGCGCCGGACGGCTGCGCCGCCTGATCGTCCTCGGCGACGCCATTGACCGCGGACCCGACAGCGCCGGCGCGGTCGCGATCCTGCGGGACCTCCAGGACCGTGAACCCGGGACGGTGACCTGCCTGATGGGCAACCACGAGGCGATGCTGCTCGATGCGGTCGCCGGTGCGGATCGCGACCTGTGGAGGATCAACGGCGGGGGCGCGACGCTCGCTTCCTACGGCGTGACGCATCCGGGCGACCTGCCGACGGAGGTCGTCGCCTGGATCGCCGCCCTGCCGACCCTGCACGGCGACGCGCAGCGCTGGTACGTCCATGGCGGCCTCGACCCGGCGCGAGATGCGGAGGCGAGCGACCGCGAGACCCGTCTGTGGATGCGCGAGCCGTTCCTGTCGTCGGGCCACGATTTCGGCCGCCACGTCGTGCACGGCCACACCCCGACGCGGACCGGCCGGCCGGAGCTGCGGGCCCATCGCACCAATCTCGACACGGGTGCGGTGTATGGGGGCCCGCTCACCGCCGGCGTGTTCACCGACGATCGGGGGCCGCCCGTGGAGGTGCTGGCGGTGCGGTAGGGCTGAGGAGCGTGTCCGCTGCTCCCGAGGACGCTGGAACCCTCGCTGTCACCCCCGGGGCCGCGTGGCAGAACCCGGATCCATGACCGCTCGGGTTTTGCCCTGACGTTCCAGCAGGAGACGTGCGTCCCGCTTCGTCCGGCATCGTCAGCAGCGATGGATCCGGGGTTCTCGTCTTCGACGAGCCCCGGGTCGACGAGGAGGGTGTGATACCGCAGCGCCTTCGAACGGACTCGTTCGAAGGCGTTGGCTCAGCCCGAATG
Protein-coding regions in this window:
- a CDS encoding ABC transporter ATP-binding protein, yielding MPAASAATGPALLEVEDLHAYYGKSHILQGVSFRVGAGEIVSILGRNGVGRSTTLKAIMGDVPPRGQIRFKGQPIAGLKPYAVARRGLGYVPEERAIFPKLTVRQNLALGEKSGKRGGRWSYADIFRLFPRLEERIDTPGGVLSGGEQQMLTICRTLMGDPDLIMIDEPTEGLSPQMVARVAEMIGEIAARGVSVLLVEQKLTIALKLSQRLYVMGHGHVVFEGTPAALSANEAVRREWLEV
- a CDS encoding ABC transporter ATP-binding protein; this encodes MSSVGNNPVSKNSVGIGPVSTSPAIELSGVHKSFGPAKIINGVDLAVPVGERHAIIGPNGAGKSTLFHLISGRFAPTSGTIRLEGQDITGWRPAAINRAGLARSFQVTNIFPKLSVWENVRCAVLRAMGHGPSFWRGVESLPGVAERTEEILSRIRLGHRASVAAGLLAYAEQRALEIGIAIASDARVILLDEPMAGMSHSESEHATQLIREVTTGRTLLMVEHDMAVVFGLADRISVLVYGRIIATDTPARIRENRAVQEAYLGVAAGEEAA
- a CDS encoding FKBP-type peptidyl-prolyl cis-trans isomerase produces the protein MRRSPFYLVGALTIAMTASASADSFVTAPSGLQYKDTVAGTGPQPKTGQTVSVHYTGWLYQDGKKGAKFDSSLDRGQPLNFAVGTGQVIKGWDEGLSTMKVGGKRTLVIPPDLGYGARGAGGVIPPNATLMFDVELLGVR
- a CDS encoding branched-chain amino acid ABC transporter permease; the protein is MSDLADIAPSGSFAQAGSRPSIRPRGLSLVARVAPWILAAAILVVAPLVFTSGTALTMMSLMGIMVVFSLSYNMLLGQTGLLSFGHAVYYGLGAFFTVHAMNLVASLRLPVPLPLMPVVGGLAGLAFGILFGAISTRRAGTVFAMISLGIAELVSSGSHVLNSFFGGEEGITANRTKMLRVFDLSFGPQIQVYYLIAAWCLICAVAMYAITRTPLGRLCNAVRENPERVEFLGYEPQAIRITAFCLSALFAGVAGALAAINFEIANSAYLGVHQSGVVLLATFIGGIGTFIGPVVGAVVVTLLQVSLSDLTEVWQLYFGLLFIAIVMFAPGGIAGLALMHGPLIRAGTVHRLAPAYLLALGPFVIMLAGIIALIEMAFRMLVKASDGTEMSLAGFGFDAAHVLPWIVAGAMAIGGALALRAVLPRVAAAWHEASAAAKEKLA
- a CDS encoding metallophosphoesterase family protein; the encoded protein is MLTYAIGDVHGRADLLARLLDRIEEHRAGRLRRLIVLGDAIDRGPDSAGAVAILRDLQDREPGTVTCLMGNHEAMLLDAVAGADRDLWRINGGGATLASYGVTHPGDLPTEVVAWIAALPTLHGDAQRWYVHGGLDPARDAEASDRETRLWMREPFLSSGHDFGRHVVHGHTPTRTGRPELRAHRTNLDTGAVYGGPLTAGVFTDDRGPPVEVLAVR
- the otsB gene encoding trehalose-phosphatase, which encodes MTDTAYALFLDFDGTLVEIAPRPDGVAVPPSLPAGLARLRTRLGGALALVTGRPIATIDGFLTPERFDVAGLHGVEQRLGGRVVGGDPAAHPTLRAGVATLQRETADLDGVLIEDKGCSVAVHWRLAAEDAAARAQEIVAAVAGTLGEVYRLQQGKAVAEILPASATKGHAIRGFLRETPYSGRRAVFIGDDLTDEKAFVPVNEDGGITVRVGPGETVARHRLADPAAVRALLLGWAEGGAIDPGSLPPA
- a CDS encoding putative bifunctional diguanylate cyclase/phosphodiesterase — translated: MQTIADLFRIETANPNLMRAQMRALHNQVPLLYVILAINSTAVAVTYLGVAPDRITLYPLGGLLALCGLRLGLWLARRGHPIDETRIAAKLRLTVGLAGALAVGFMAWASALSGYGDADARAHLLFYVGTTTIACVFCLAHLRAAALLVTAIVTVLFCLQVSRHDNQVMRAIGLNLVIVSAALTFVIVAYYRDFTRLIGQQVELERLSRENLRLANLDTLTELPNRRSFFATLDQAADEAAGGAEPFGVGLVDLDGFKPVNDAHGHGAGDAVLQEAARRLQDVVGEAGVVARIGGDEFGLVLRGTGGLMTMGEAICGALAAPFRLPHGGTAQIGASIGFATCPEAGHKAAQLVERADYALYYAKAHSRGGAVLFTEEHERLLRTQSVIEQALRHADLAREMSLVFQPIVDVRRGGTVAFEALARWTSPELGPISPAVFVPIAERSGLITRITAVLLGQALAAARAWPDRVALSFNLSMADIASPQAAAGIVAAIRASGLALGRVILEVTETALIQDVAQAQTVLETLKASGIAIALDDFGTGYSSLSYVHRLPLDKLKIDRSFVSEVTTDPASRDIITSIAALARNLRLDCVVEGIETGEQARLLEGLGFVLMQGYHFHRPMGFCDTLRYLDAEAVRAIRPVQAVA